ATCGCGGCCGTTTTCGGGCTACTCGCCTACGTGGTGTTCGCCGATGGGTTACTGGTGACCGACGCGTTCACCCGCGCCGAGTCGTTCTCTCCAGCCGTCGGCCGACTCGCGGTGAGTTCGACCGTCGCCATGGTCCTGACGACCGTCGGTATGCTCTGGTCGGACACCAACCACGCGGCCGCCTGCGCGACGACCCTGATCGTCGCCCTCGGCCTCATGTCGACGCCACTCGACACGGGGATCATCGTCGCGTCGGTCGTCCTCCTCGTTGGATTCCACGGGAAGGTAGTTGAGCCCCTCCAGGACCACTACGGAGTCGAACCGCGGGATGCCCGCTGAGTTCGGCGACGGGGCCGGGGCTGGAGACGGGATTCACGATCACTCGACAGAGTGGGGTGGGTCGTCCCGTTCTCGCGCCGTTTCCGCCTCGCTGTCGGTTTCGTCGGTGGCTGCGTCGAGTGCTCTGTCGTCGTCGACTGCGACCTCTTCGTCGCCGTCGATTGCGTCCTCGGCCTCGTCTCGCTCGCTGGATGTCGAATCCGAACCTGAATCCGAATCCAAACCCGAACCCGAATCCGAATCCGGACTCGGACTCGGACTCGGACCTGAGTCTGTCATCGTCGTCGCCGGCACCCCCGCCACGATTTCCCCCTGTGGGACATCCCGCGTCACGAGCGAGTTCGCCGCGACGCTGGCACCGGCGCCGATCTCGACCCCCGGAAGGATGATTGCCCCAGCGCCGATCATCGCCCGCTCGCCGACGACGACCTCCCCCGTTCGATACTCGTCCTGGAGGAATTCGTGACAGAGAATCGTGGCATCGTAGCCGACGATGGCGTGATCCTCGAGCGTAATGAGGTCGGGCCAGAACACGTCCGGCGTGGCCTCGAGGCCCCACGAGACGCCCTCACCGACCGTGACGCCGAGACGTCGCATGAGCCAGCGCTTGAGTTTCAGGCTCGGCGAGGTCCGAATAAGCCAGACGACGACGTAATTGATCGCCACGCGAAGGGGGTGGCGAGCGCTCGTCCAGTGGCCCAGCGAGTTCGTCGGGCCGGGCGTCGGGTGGCGGTGCACGCGGTCGTGTCTGCGTTTCTGGTCGTGCTCGGGCCTCGAAGGGTCGTCGGTCACTGACACGGCGTTCGTGCCAATCCTACAAGAAACCAACTGACGGGGGAGCAGGTCGGATTTCTGCGCCGTTACCGCCCCGGCATCTACCTGTTCAAAGTCGCCCGAGTCGAATCTCGTCGTCGCCGATGTGATCGACGTTGCTCGCGTCGAGTTCGTACGTGTCCTCGCTGGCGTCGCCCCAGCCGAGTTTGGACTTGATTGTGTCGGTCATTCCCGGATCGGGATTCACGTGTGCGGTATCGCCGTGGACGGACTCGACCATCCCGATTCGCTCGCCGTTTTCGTTCACGACTGGCTTTCCCTCGTCGTCGTCCGTGAAGCGTGCGGACATACGCCTACCTCCGCTGCTCAATCGAATATAATGCGGGCTTGAAACTGCGCGGGGGTGAGTACAGTCGCGGTTTCACTTCCCACGCAATTCGTCCATGTGGTCGATACGGCGCTGAACCAAATCGGCTTTCCCGATGTCGTGTCGCACGTGCAGGCCTTCTTCGCCAGCGTCGGCGAGCGCTTCCTCGGCGATCTCTTCTGCCTCGGCGATGGTATCCGCGAGACCGACGACGGCGAACGACCTCGAGGTCGTTGTGTA
This region of Natronosalvus halobius genomic DNA includes:
- a CDS encoding HPP family protein, which encodes MSVRDDLSAGINVIIHFTFLGAIAWATGRPFLFPSLGPSAYLLATGEQPRAEGAYHVIGGHAIAAVFGLLAYVVFADGLLVTDAFTRAESFSPAVGRLAVSSTVAMVLTTVGMLWSDTNHAAACATTLIVALGLMSTPLDTGIIVASVVLLVGFHGKVVEPLQDHYGVEPRDAR
- a CDS encoding acyltransferase — its product is MTDDPSRPEHDQKRRHDRVHRHPTPGPTNSLGHWTSARHPLRVAINYVVVWLIRTSPSLKLKRWLMRRLGVTVGEGVSWGLEATPDVFWPDLITLEDHAIVGYDATILCHEFLQDEYRTGEVVVGERAMIGAGAIILPGVEIGAGASVAANSLVTRDVPQGEIVAGVPATTMTDSGPSPSPSPDSDSGSGLDSDSGSDSTSSERDEAEDAIDGDEEVAVDDDRALDAATDETDSEAETARERDDPPHSVE
- a CDS encoding PRC-barrel domain containing protein, giving the protein MSARFTDDDEGKPVVNENGERIGMVESVHGDTAHVNPDPGMTDTIKSKLGWGDASEDTYELDASNVDHIGDDEIRLGRL